The following nucleotide sequence is from Acidobacteriota bacterium.
GGCACGGTCACCGCTCCGTCGTCGGGCAGGGCTGAGCCGGCGAAGGTCGAGGAGCCTCCGCCTCCGAAGACCGAACCCGCGCCGAGTTCGCATCAAGGGCAAGCCGCCGCGCCGGCTCCGGCGAAGCCGGCCGTCGAGACCACGGGGTCGCTTGCGATCGAAAGCGTTCCGCCCGGGGCCGCAATCGACGTGGACAGGGAGTGGCGGGGTTCGGCGCCCAAGACGATCCCGGATCTCAGCGTCGGCTCCCACGTCGTCAAGGGTGAGCTGCGGCATTACCAGACGGCGGAGCAGAGCGCACGGATCGATGCGGGGAAGACGACGCGCGTCACCCTGACGCTCGTGCCGTCGCCGGGTCGTCTGTCGGTGACGTCGAACCCTTCAGGTGCGGCGGTCAGCATCGACGGGAATCCCGTGCCCGGGGGAACGACTCCGTGGACGGGTTCGGTCGCGCCGGGCGTCAACCATGACGTCGTCATCAGCAAGAAGGGGTTCGTGCCGGAGAAGCGCTCGGCGCGCGTGGAATCCGACGGGGAGCAGCCCGTGAGCGCTGAGCTTCGCAGTGAAGTCGTTGAGCCTGCTTTGCGCATCACCGGCGCCGACGGGGCGGCGATGGTCCTCGTGCCTGCGGGGGAGTTCCTGATGGGGAGCGGCTCGTCGGACGGTCAGGCCGAAGCCGATGAGCGGCCGCAGCATCGCGTCACGTTGAACGCCTTCTACATCGACAGGTACGAGGTCACGAACGGGCAGTACGCGACCTTCTTGAAGTCGGCGCGCAGCCACACCGCGTGCGATCCGAACGAAACTCGCGGCAAGGACCACACGCCCGACGCAGCGACATGGAACAACGCGGAATGGAACGGAACTCGACAGCCCGTTGTCAACGTCGACTGGTACGACGCGGCGGCGTACTGCGGTTCGGTCGGCAAGCGACTGCCCACGGAGGCAGAGTGGGAGAAGGCGGCGAGGGGGACGGATGGGAGGATCTATCCGTGGGGGAACGACGCGCCGGGGGCGTTCCCGCAGGGAAACTTCGCCGACGAGTCTGCGAAGAGGAAGCACTCCGATTGGACGATCGTGAGCGGCTACGATGACGGATTCGCGGAGACCGCCCCCGTGGGGTCGTTCCCGCGAGGTGCGAGTCCCTACGGCGCCGAGGACATGGCGGGTAACGTCTGGGAGTGGGTGAGAGACTGGTATGATGCGGGGTACTACGCCAAGAGTCCGAGTCCGATGGGGCCTTCGGGCGGTACATCTCGCGTCCTTCGGGGCGGCTCCTGGAGCAACGTTCCGAGGTACCTCCGGTCGGCGTACCGCAACTCCATCGACCCGGCGTACCGCTACTTCTACATCGGGTTCCGTTGCGCCCAGGACCAGAAATAGCCCTTGATCCTTGACTCTTGATCCCTTGATCTGAGCAGGTCAGGTGAATGCAGGGATGGACGAGAAGCCGAGCCTGAATCCGAGTCCCTCCGGCCCCGCGCCAGCGGGGCCGCCGCGCGCTTCGGCAAGCGCAATCAACCATCCCGAAGCCGCACCCGTCGTCGGCAAGGCTTACGACCTCGTGCTCTGGCTCGTCCCGGTCATCGACCGCCTCCCTCGCGCGCGCCGATTCACCCTCGGTGAGCGTCTCGAGTCCTCGGCCCTCGAGCTCCTCGAATCCCTCACCGAAGCGGCCTATCGGAAGGACAAGCTCGACGCCCTCGCGCGCGCCAGCCGTTCTCTGCAGCGCTTGCGCCTTCTCGTCAGGCTCTCCAAGGATCTGGAAGCACTCGATCTGCGACGCTACGCCCACGCCTCGGAGCGCATCGACGAGGTGGGACGGATGATCGGAGGATGGTCGAAGTCGCGAAAGGGTCCGGCATGAAACGGGCGGGCGGTCTTTTCGATCGGATCTGCTCGTTCGAGAACCTCCTCCTTGCCGCGAAGAAGGCGAGGAGGGGGAAGCGAGATCGCCTGAACGTCGCGAGCTTCGAGCTCGATCTCGAGAGCCGCCTCCTTGGCCTCCGGCGCGAACTACTGGATGGCAGCTATCAGCCCGGCCCGTACAGAGCCTTCTGGGTCAGTGAGCCGGTCGTGCGCCAGATCAGCGCCGCGCCGTACCGCGACCGCGTCGTCCACCACGCCCTGATGAACCTCGTGGAGCCGGTCTTCGAGCGCGGGTTCATCCCCGACTCGTACGCGTGCCGGAAAGAGAAGGGAACGCATCGGGCGCTCGCGCGTTGCCGGGAGTTCACCCGCCGATACGCCTGGGTCCTTCGCGCCGACATCAAGAAGTACTTCCCGTCGATCGACCACGAGATTCTCCTGGGCCTCGTGGAGCGCAAGGTGAAGGACCGCCGCGTCCTCGCCCTGCTTAGGACGATCGTCGAGTCGAGCAACCCCCAAGTTGAAGTCAACCACTACTTCGCCGGCGACGATCTCTTCACCCCCTTCGAGCGCCGCCGCGGGATCCCGATCGGAAACCTGACGAGCCAGGTCTTCGCCAACCTCTATCTCGATCCGCTCGATCACTTCGTGAAGGAACGGCTTCGCTGCCGCGCCTACCTCAGGTACTGCGACGACTTCTGCCTCTTCGACGACGACCCGCATCGGCTCATCGAGGCGCGGGAAAGGATCGCCGAGTTTCTGATCGGCCTCCGTCTGAGACTCCATTCGGGGAAGACCGCCGTGCACCAGGTGAGCCGGGGAGTCGCCTTCGTCGGATTCCGGGTCTACCCCGAGAAGGTGCTCCTCAAGCGCGACGCCGTGCGGCGCGTCCGCCGCCGGCTTCGGGTCTACCGGCGCGCGTACGAGCGCGGCGAGCTGTCGCCCGCGGATGTTCGACAGCGGCTGATGGGCTGGCTCGGTCACGCGGGCCACGCGGACACGTGGCGCCTGAGATCGAAACTTCTCTGGAAATTCCGCCTCGTGCGGAGATGGGAAAGCGGGGGACAAGCGTCCTTCGGGGCGGCTCCTGGAACAACAATCCGAGGAACCTCCGATCGGCGAACCGCAACACCAACGACCCGGCGAACCGCAACAACAACATCGGGTTCCGTTGCGCCCAGCACCCTCCTCGGGGTCCGACGACCCTTCGCCTGAGTCCGGCGGCTCACGGGCCGCCGGAGCGCGTCGTGGATGGTCCCGTCCCCCGCTCCCGGACCGCGACGAAGTTCGCGGTCGATTCGAGGCGGGGCCCCGCGCCGGCTGGTAGCTCCGCCCACCGGGGCGCATCACACCCGTCGGGAAGGGCGAACGCCGGCGCGGGGCCATGTCTCATCGCGCTCGAGCGCACTGCTTGACTCGGTGTACAAATGTGCATATGCTTCGGTGGTGCAGTTCGAGTGGGACGAGCAGAAGGCGCTGACGGTTTCAGTTCTCGAGGATCTACGCGCCGTCACGATGACGGGCAGTCGCTTCAACGAAGCTCGGTTCGTCACGATCGGCAAGGACGGACTGGGCCAGGTCCTGGTGGTTGTCCACACTTGGCGCTCCGGGGGCGTCCGGATCATCTCCGCCAGGCGCGCGAGTCGTCGAGAGCGAAGGAAGTACGAGGCTGAGCGATGAAAAAAGAATACGACTTCAGCCGCGGCGTGCGCGGCCCCGTGATCCCGTTGCCTCCGGGCAAGACACGCATCACGATTCGCCTCGACGCCGAGATTCTCGAGTGGTTTTTCGCCCAGGTCGACGCGGCCGGCGGCGGCAACTATCAGACGCTGATCAACGATGCGCTGCAAGAGCACATCGCGAGGCGTAGAGAGCCGCTCGAGGACACCCTTCGCCGCGTGCTCCGGGAGGAACGAGCGAGATACGGCGCATCATCGCAGCCCGAACACGCGCACGCGGGAAAGCGTCGCCGGAAACCGTCGAAGCGTTGAGGTCCGGTGGTGAGATCGAACGGACGAGGGTTGGACCTTGAAGAAAGAATACGACTTCAGCCGGGGCAAGCGTGGCGCCGTGATCCCCTTGCCCCCGGGCAAGACGCGGATCACGATTCGGCTCGATACGGAGATTCTCGACTGGTTCCGGGCCAAGGTCCACGCGGCGGGAGGCGGCAGCTACCAGACGTTGATCAACGATGCGCTGCAGGAGCACATCGCGGGTCGGAGAGAGCCGCTCGTTGACACGCTTCGTCAGGTTCTTCGGGAGGAGCGAGCGGAGTACGGCGCATCACTGCGGCAGAAGCCCGGTCGCCAGGGAGCCCATCGTCGCAAGCCCGCGAAGCGGTGAACCTGACTCGCGGTATCAGTAGTGGTACCTCGCCTGAAGGAAGTCGATTCGGTCGCTGCTGACGGCGTACACGATCCGATGCTCTTCGGTGAGGCGCCGGGACCAGGCGCGCGCGACGGCGAACTTCAGGGGCTCGGGCTTCCCGATTCCTGTGAAGGGATCCCGGAGGACCGCCTCGATGACGTCGAACGCGCGGAGCGCGACCTTGCGGTTCGTGTCCACCCAGTAGCGCAGGTCTTCCCGGAACTCGGGGTGGAATACGGCGTCGCGCGCGCGTGGGTGACGCGGTGGATGTTCGGGGCTTCTCGTCAAGACCCATCTCGCGTCTCAGGGAGGCGACGCTCTTCGGCCTGACGCGTCGACCTTGAGCGCGGGCCAGCGCCTTGAGCAGCCGCTCCGCATTCTTCGGCGATCGGAGCAGATGGGCCGTCTCGACGAGACTGTCGAGCTCATCGGCCGCGATCAACGCCACCGGGCTTCGCCCGCGCCGTGTGATGACAACCGCCTCCCGCGACTCCGCGACCGCGTCGCAGAGCGAGGCCAGATTCGCGCGCGCGCTGGTGTAGGTCGTCTCCTTCGCCATGGCGTCCTCCGTCGGGGCATGTACAGACTTAATGTACATGTTCGGCCGCGCCCTGTCCACTCAGCCTAGGCGCAGGCCCACTCGAGGCGGTACACTGGTCATGCCTTCTTCCCTCGGGACCTCAAGGACCTCACATGAAAGACGAATCCGATTCGGACGACGGCGTGGATGTCACCCTCATCCACTGGATGCTGGCGATGACCCCCGCCGAGCGCCTGAAGACGGTTCAGGACGCGGTCAATTCGCTCGAGGAGCTGCGCGCCGGAATGCCGCGTGACTGACTTCGCCGCCATCCTCAAGGTGCTCATCGCGCGCGACGTGGAGTTCATCGTCGTCGACGGTGTCTCCGCTGCGCTGCAGGGCGTCCCGGTCGTGAGCTTCAACCTCGAAGTCGTTCACGCGAAGGATCAGGCCATGCTTCCGGTTCTCCGGCGGACGCTCGCCGAGCAGCGTCGATTCCGACAGGAGAAGTGACCGATTCCGGTTCACCCGCCCCCACCTTTACGCTATCCTGCGTGTCCGAGTCGATTGAAGTCCGATCGGCCGACGACAACCCCGCGCTTCGGATCCCCATCCGAAGCTGCCGCTCCGCCCCGCCCGGAGGCTGTAGCCACGATGGCTCAAGACCGAAATCTCGCGAAGAAGCCCGCCGGCGACCCGCACCTCCTGATCGAGTTGTACCGACGCATGCTGCGGCTCTACTACCTCGAGGAGACGGTCCGCCGCTTCGTCCGCCAGAACAAGTGCTCGTTCCACGCGTCGTCGCGCGGGCACGAGAAGCTCCAGATCGCGTGCGCGCTCGCGCTGAAATCGGGGAAGGACTGGTTCTTCCCGTACTACCGCGAGAAGGCGCTGATGGTCGGCCTCGGGATGCCGCTCAAGGACATCTTCCTGCACATGCTCTCGAAGAACGGCGACCCCTCGGGCGAAGGGCGGAACATGTCGGAGCACTTCTCGAGCCGCGCGCTGCGCGTGGTCTCGCCGACGGCGTGCACCGGCACGCAGTTCCTCGCGGCGGTCGGCATGGCCAAGGCGATCAAGTACGACGGCCGCGACGAGATCGTGTACGTCTCCTCCGGCGAGGGGGCGACCTCGGAAGGGGAGTTCTTCGAGGCGCTCAACCAGGCGCAGCGCGAGACGCTCCCCGTGATGTTCGTCATCCAGAACAACGGATACGCCATCAGCGTGCCGCAGTCGCAGCAGACGTCGTCCGAGATCCACCTGATCGCGCGGGGCTTCGGCATGGATGCCTTCCGGGTGGACGGGACCCGCTTCACCGAGATGTACCGCACCCTCGAGCCGAAGATCGCCGAGATGCGGAAGGGGAAGGGCCCCGTCCTCGTCGAGGGGATGGTCGTGCGGCTCGAGTCGCACTCGTCGTCCGACGATCAGTCGAAGTACCGGACCGAGGAGCAGATGGAGGAGGTGCGGCGGCACGACCCGCTGCTGCACACGGAGCTGCGCCTGAGGCAGATGGAGATGCTCACCGACGACGAGGTGAAGGCGATGCGGGCGGAGGCCGAGAGGGAAGTGAAAGAGGCCGCCGACGCCGCCGACGCGATGCCCGCCCCCGACGCCGAGCGCATCATGGTCCAGATCTACAGCCCCGTCGGCCCCGCGATCCCCGAGAGGGAGCCGCGCCCGATGGGCGAGCAGCCGATCACCCTGGTGGACGCGATCAACCACGGCCTGCGCGAGGAGATGGAGCGCAACGAGAAGATCGTCGTCTGGGGGGAGGACGTCCAGGACCCGAAGGGCGGGGTCTTCGGCGTGACGCGCGGCCTCACCGAGAGGTTCGGCGGGAGCCGCGTCTTCAACTCGCCCCTCGCCGAGGCCAGCATCATCGGCGTCGCGCAGGGGATGTCGATCGGCGGCTACAAGCCCGTGGTCGAGATCCAGTTCGGCGACTACTCCTGGCCCGCCTTCATGCAGATGCGCAACGAGGTCTCGACCCTCAGGTGGCGCAGCGCGGGGGTCTGGTCGTGCCCGATGGTGGTGCGTGTGGCCGTGGGGGGTTACATCCACGGGGGGCCCTTCCACTCGCAGTGCATCGAGGCGATCTACGCGAAGACGCCGGGGTGGCTGATCGCTTTCCCGTCGAACGCGTCGGACTCCAAGGGGCTCATCAAGACCGCCTGCCGCCTCGACGATCCGGTCCTCTTCCTCGAGCACAAGGGGCTCTACCGCCAGGTCTTCACGAAGGGGATGGAGCCCGACCCGGATTTCCTGATCCCCTTCGGAAGGGCGAGGCTCGTCCGGGAAGGGACCGACATGACCGTCGTCGCCTGGGGGCGCACCGTCCACATGGTGAGCCAGGCCCTCTCGAAGATGCGCGAGGGGGCGCCGTCGGTGGATCTGGTCGATCTCCGGACCATCGTCCCGCTCGACGAGGAGACGATCGTCGAGTCGATCCGGAAGACCGGGAAGCTCCTCGTCGTGCACGAGGACTCGGTCTTCATGGGGTTCGGCGCCGAAATCGCGGCCCGCGTCGCCGACAGCGCCTTCGAGTACCTCGACGCGCCCGTGAGGCGCGTGGGGGCCCTCGACTCGTTCGTCCCCTTCGCGGCGAACCTCGAGGCGGCGGTGCTCCCGTCGGTGGAGGGGATCGAGGCGGCGATCCGGGACCTCGCGGCCTACTGAAGGAACGCCTTCGTCCCGTGTCCGGGAGGGTGAATCACCGAGCGGAATCTGTCATAATCCGGAACCGAATCACACGTCCTTCACGACACCCCCTTGCGCCTCCCGGCTTGCGGTGTGTCCCGATGCGAGCGACCTGAGAGGATCCTGATGGCGACGGAGACGTTAGAGACCGCGACACCCCGGAAGGTCCAGTCGATCGACCGCGTGGTCGTGCGGATGGCGGGCGACTCGGGGGACGGCATCCAGCTCACGGGCAACCAGTTCACCTCGACGGCCGCGGTTCTGGGCAACGACCTGGCGACGCTCCCCGACTTCCCGGCCGAAATCCGGGCGCCCGCAGGGACGCTGCCCGGGGTGAGCGGCTTCCAGATGTCGTTCTCGTCCTTCGACATTCACACCGCCGGCGACGCCGCGGACGTCCTCGTCGCCTTCAATCCGGCGGGGCTCAAGACCAACCTGGCCGACCTCCGGAAGGGCGGCATCCTCATCTGCAACCTCGACGCCTTCAACAGCAAGAACTTCGAGAAGGCGGGGTACAAGACGAACCCGCTCGAGGACGGCTCGCTCGAGGGTTACCGCACCTTCGCGATCCCGGTCACCGAGCTCACGCGCAAGGCGCTCCGGCATCTGAAGCTCGGCACGCGCGACATGGATCGGTGCAAGAACTTCTTCGTCCTCGGGCTCCTCTACCACCTGTACCAGAGATCGGACGACATCACGCTCCGGTGGATCGAGCGCAACCTCAAGAAGCAGGAGCTGGCGGAGGCGAACCGGACCGCCCTCAAGGCGGGGCGCGCGTACGGCGAGGCGACCGAGGCGTTCCAGATCGTCTACAGGGTCGAGGCCGCGCCGTTCCCCGCCGGCATCTACCGCAACGTCATGGGCAACTCGGCGCTGGCCCTCGGGCTCGTCGCCGCGTCGCTCCGGTCGGGGCGCCCGCTCTTCTTCGGCGGCTACCCGATCACCCCCGCGAGCACGATCCTCCACGAGCTGGCGCGCTACAAAGAGTACGGCATCGTCACCTTCCAGGCCGAGGACGAGATCGCGGCGATCACGTCGTGCCTCGGCGCCGCCTTCGGCGGGGCGCTCGCCGTGACCTCGACCGCCGGCCCCGGCGTCTCGCTCAAGGGAGAGGCGCTCGGCCTCGGCGTGATGACCGAGCTGCCGATGATCCTCGTCAACGTCCAGCGCGCCGGCCCGAGCACCGGGATGCCCACGAAGGTGGAGCAGGCCGATCTGATGCAGGCGATGTTCGGGCGCCACGGCGAGGCGCCGATGCCGATCGTGGCCTCCTCCACGCCGGGGGATTGCTTCGACACGGCCGTCGAGGCGGCCCGCATCGCCCTCAAGTACATGGTGCCGGTCATGCTGCTGTCGGACGGCTACCTCGCCAACGCGAGCGAGCCGTGGAAGCTTCCCGACGAGAAGGACATCCCGAGGATCGGCACGCGCCTCGTCGACAAGCCGGTCGCCGGCAAGTTCCACCCTTACGAGCGCGATCCGATCACGCTCGCGCGGCCGTGGGCCGTTCCCGGCGTCCCCGGCCTCGAGCACCGCATCGGCGGCCTCGAGAAGGAGGACGTCACCGGCGACATCTGCTACGACCCGGACAACCACCAGAAGATGACTGACCTCCGGGCCGAAAAGATCCGGCGCATCGCGCACGACATCCCCCCCGTGGTCGTCGACGGCCCGCCGAGCGGGAGGCTCCTCGTCCTGGGCTGGGGGAGCACGCGGGGGCCGATCGCCGGCGCGGTGAGGCGCAAGCGCTCGGAGGGGAAGCAGGTCTCCTGGGTTCATCTCCGTCACCTCAATCCGTTCCCCGCGAATCTCGGTGAGGTCCTGCGCAAGTTCGAGAGGATCCTCATCCCCGAGATGAACATGGGCCAGCTCGAGAAGCTCATCCGGATGGAGTTCCTCATCGAGCCTACGGGGTTCCACAAGGTGGAAGGGAAGTCGTTCAAGAACGCCGAGATCGCCGACAAAATCGATCAGCTCCTGGAGGTATGACCGTGCCGACCGCCGTCACCGAGCCCGGGGCGCCCGCCCCGCTGAAAGCCGACGATTTCCGCTCCGATCAAGAGGTCCGCTGGTGTCCGGGGTGCGGCGACTACGCCATCCTGAACGCCGTCGCAGCGGTCTTCCCGAAGCTCGGCCTCAAGAAGGAGGACTTCGTCGTGGTGAGCGGCATCGGCTGCTCGAGCCGCTTCCCGTACTACATGGACACCTTCGGGTTCCACGGGATCCACGGCCGCGCGCCCGCGATCGCGACGGGGCTCAAGGCCTCGCGCCCCGATCTTCACGTGTGGGTCGTGACGGGGGACGGCGACGGCCTGTCGATCGGCGGCAACCACCTCATCCACGCGATGCGCCGCAACACGGATCTCAAGATCCTTCTCTTCAACAACCGGATCTACGGCCTCACGAAGGGGCAGGCCTCCCCGACGTCGGAGATCGGGAAGAAGACGGCCAGCTCGCCGCTCGGGACGGTCGAGCGTCCCTTCAACCCCATCGCCCTGGCGCTCGCCTCCGAGGCGACCTTCGTCGCGCGGAGCGTCGACGTCTACAAGGACCACCTGCAGGAAACGCTCCTGCGCGCGGCCCAGCACCGCGGCTCGGCGTTCGTCGAGATCTACCAGAACTGCAACATCTTCAACGACGGCGCCTTCAACGACCTGACGGAGCGCGAGGTCCGCGAGACGGCGAACCTCACGCTGCGGCACGGCGAGCCGCTCGTCTTCGGCGCGAAGAACGCCCGGAAGGGGCTGAGGCGGCGCGCGGGCGACGGGAAGCTGGAGGTCGTGGCCTTTGGAGACGGCATCGACGAGTCGTCGCTGATGAAGCACGACGAGACGGCGCAGGACCCGGGGCTCGCCTACGCCCTCGGCCATCTCGAGCCCCCCGACTACCCTGCGGCGATCGGCGTCTTCCGCGCGATCGAGGTGCCCACGTTCGAGGATCGCGTGTGGGGGCAGATCGACACCGCCCGGAAGGCGAAGCCGAAGGCCGATCTCGCGGCGCTGCTGCGGCGAGGCGACGTCTGGCAGATCGGCGAGGACGGGACGATCGTGGAGATCGGCGGCTAGCCGAGGACGCGAAGGCGCCGGCCGTCGTACTCGTAGCGCGGCGTCTTCCGGTCGATCTCGACGGACCAGGCGTCGATCCCGCCCGTGAGGTTCCTCACGTCGGAGAACCCGCGCATTCTCAGGAGCTGCGTGATCTGCTGGCTCCTCATGCCGTGGTGGCAGTACACGACGATGGAGGCGCCCTTGTCGAGCTCGTCCATCCGGTACGGGACCTCGCCCATCGGGATGTTCGTCGCGCCGCCGATCGCCGCCGCCTGCACTTCCTCCGGCTGGCGCACGTCGAGGAGGAGAATCTTCGCTCCGGAGTCGAGGATGGACTTCAGCTCTTTCGGCGAGATGATGGGGTCGCTCATGGGACCGGCATTCTGACATCGTGAGCGAACAACCGCCACCGCGCGCGTCGCGCGTTGCGTTCAAGGAGGCCCTTCTCTTCTGGCTGCGCCTCGGCTTCATCTCGTTCGGCGGCCCGGCGGGGCAGATCGCCGTGATGCACCAGGAGCTGGTCCAGCGCCGGAAGTGGATCAGCAACGAGCGGTTCCTCCACGCCCTGAACTACTGCATGCTCCTTCCCGGCCCCGAGGCGCAGCAGCTCGCCATCTACGTGGGCTGGCTCCTTCACCGGACCTGGGGCGGCCTCGTCGCCGGAGGGCTCTTCGTCGTCCCCGGCGCCCTCGTCATGCTCGCCCTCTCGTGGGTCTACGCAGCGCACGGAGCGCTGGCGTGGGTCGGAGCGATATTCCACGGCCTGCGCGCCGCGGTCCTCGCCATCGTCGTCGCCGCCGTGATCCGCATCGGGACGAGAGCGCTCCGGCATCCCGCCCTCGTCGCGCTCGCGGCGGCGGCCTTCGTCGCGATTTTTTTCTTCCACGTTCCCTTCCCGGCCATCGTGCTTTGCGGGGGGCTCATCGGCTGGGCGGGAGGACGGCTCCGGCCGGAGGTCTTCAGATCGCCGGAGAACGCGGAGCGCGAGACGCATCTCCGCGCGGGTCCCGCGGCGTCTCCCTCGCGATGGCGGGCAGTCAAGGTCCTCGCCGCCGGGCTCCTCCTCTGGTGGGGGCCGCTGGCCGGGGTCGCTCTCTGGCGCGGCCCCGGCGACGTCCTCACGGCCGAGGCCGTCTTCTTCAGCAAAGCTGCGATGGTGACCTTCGGCGGCGCCTACGCCGTCCTCCCGTACGTCGGCCAGGCGGCGGTCGATCACTACGGGTGGCTGGTGCCGGGGCAGATGCTCGATGGACTGGGCCTCGCCGAGACGACGCCGGGGCCGCTGATCCTCGTCGCCGAGTTCGTCGGGTTTCTCGGCGCGTACAGGAATCCGGGGGATCTGAGCCCGCTCGTCGCCGCCACGCTCGGCGCGGCGGTGACGCTCTGGGCCACCTTCGCGCCGTGCTTCCTGTGGATCTTCCTCGGCGCGCCATACATCGAACGCCTGCGCGGTCACGCGCGGCTGAACGCCGTCCTCACGGCGATCACCGCGTGCGTCGTCGGCGTCATCCTGAACCTCGCGGTGTGGCTCGGCCTCCACGCCCTCTTCGGGAGCCCGGATACGATCGGCCTCGCCCATCTCGATCTGTTCACCCTCGCCGTCGCCGTCGTGGTCTTCGCCGGGATGCATCGATTCCGCTGGGGTATC
It contains:
- a CDS encoding SUMF1/EgtB/PvdO family nonheme iron enzyme codes for the protein MLSCPACGLADRAEAGPCPRCGAPPRRPAEDRTTVPLVLPPEIGPGYLLHGNYRIVKELGKGGFGRVFLARDQGLERDVAVKFLTLERVAPTEIPAIKERFRREAQALARYSARTRHVVSVALVGDVAGLPFFVMECLSEGTLHDRINQRGLLPPLEAASLVADVAAALGFVHADGSIHRDIKPANIFVRAGQAVLGDFGIAKIADMPALTTSNPPLTPQYAAPEVIKFEASDHRADLFSLGCVLHECLTGSLLFDGDSYREVAGKIGEAREVDLSPLQYTVPLPLIDVLRRSLAKKAAERYPTAAAMEKDLREIVQRRSGSDVKPAKPIGATVPIATAPPVPEKLSGDRTLVDPRLKMPGGTRVEAGPTRRVWDPIVEPPPSRKGRWIAGALIAAIGAGVLLWLALRPETHPSALTGTDKVAGTVTAPSSGRAEPAKVEEPPPPKTEPAPSSHQGQAAAPAPAKPAVETTGSLAIESVPPGAAIDVDREWRGSAPKTIPDLSVGSHVVKGELRHYQTAEQSARIDAGKTTRVTLTLVPSPGRLSVTSNPSGAAVSIDGNPVPGGTTPWTGSVAPGVNHDVVISKKGFVPEKRSARVESDGEQPVSAELRSEVVEPALRITGADGAAMVLVPAGEFLMGSGSSDGQAEADERPQHRVTLNAFYIDRYEVTNGQYATFLKSARSHTACDPNETRGKDHTPDAATWNNAEWNGTRQPVVNVDWYDAAAYCGSVGKRLPTEAEWEKAARGTDGRIYPWGNDAPGAFPQGNFADESAKRKHSDWTIVSGYDDGFAETAPVGSFPRGASPYGAEDMAGNVWEWVRDWYDAGYYAKSPSPMGPSGGTSRVLRGGSWSNVPRYLRSAYRNSIDPAYRYFYIGFRCAQDQK
- the avd gene encoding diversity-generating retroelement protein Avd, which produces MDEKPSLNPSPSGPAPAGPPRASASAINHPEAAPVVGKAYDLVLWLVPVIDRLPRARRFTLGERLESSALELLESLTEAAYRKDKLDALARASRSLQRLRLLVRLSKDLEALDLRRYAHASERIDEVGRMIGGWSKSRKGPA
- a CDS encoding BrnT family toxin — protein: MVPSPAPGPRRSSRSIRGGAPRRLVAPPTGAHHTRREGRTPARGHVSSRSSALLDSVYKCAYASVVQFEWDEQKALTVSVLEDLRAVTMTGSRFNEARFVTIGKDGLGQVLVVVHTWRSGGVRIISARRASRRERRKYEAER
- a CDS encoding BrnA antitoxin family protein, with protein sequence MKKEYDFSRGVRGPVIPLPPGKTRITIRLDAEILEWFFAQVDAAGGGNYQTLINDALQEHIARRREPLEDTLRRVLREERARYGASSQPEHAHAGKRRRKPSKR
- a CDS encoding BrnA antitoxin family protein, with amino-acid sequence MKKEYDFSRGKRGAVIPLPPGKTRITIRLDTEILDWFRAKVHAAGGGSYQTLINDALQEHIAGRREPLVDTLRQVLREERAEYGASLRQKPGRQGAHRRKPAKR
- a CDS encoding Txe/YoeB family addiction module toxin, yielding MTRSPEHPPRHPRARDAVFHPEFREDLRYWVDTNRKVALRAFDVIEAVLRDPFTGIGKPEPLKFAVARAWSRRLTEEHRIVYAVSSDRIDFLQARYHY
- a CDS encoding dehydrogenase E1 component subunit alpha/beta, with protein sequence MAQDRNLAKKPAGDPHLLIELYRRMLRLYYLEETVRRFVRQNKCSFHASSRGHEKLQIACALALKSGKDWFFPYYREKALMVGLGMPLKDIFLHMLSKNGDPSGEGRNMSEHFSSRALRVVSPTACTGTQFLAAVGMAKAIKYDGRDEIVYVSSGEGATSEGEFFEALNQAQRETLPVMFVIQNNGYAISVPQSQQTSSEIHLIARGFGMDAFRVDGTRFTEMYRTLEPKIAEMRKGKGPVLVEGMVVRLESHSSSDDQSKYRTEEQMEEVRRHDPLLHTELRLRQMEMLTDDEVKAMRAEAEREVKEAADAADAMPAPDAERIMVQIYSPVGPAIPEREPRPMGEQPITLVDAINHGLREEMERNEKIVVWGEDVQDPKGGVFGVTRGLTERFGGSRVFNSPLAEASIIGVAQGMSIGGYKPVVEIQFGDYSWPAFMQMRNEVSTLRWRSAGVWSCPMVVRVAVGGYIHGGPFHSQCIEAIYAKTPGWLIAFPSNASDSKGLIKTACRLDDPVLFLEHKGLYRQVFTKGMEPDPDFLIPFGRARLVREGTDMTVVAWGRTVHMVSQALSKMREGAPSVDLVDLRTIVPLDEETIVESIRKTGKLLVVHEDSVFMGFGAEIAARVADSAFEYLDAPVRRVGALDSFVPFAANLEAAVLPSVEGIEAAIRDLAAY
- a CDS encoding 2-oxoacid:acceptor oxidoreductase subunit alpha, whose translation is MATETLETATPRKVQSIDRVVVRMAGDSGDGIQLTGNQFTSTAAVLGNDLATLPDFPAEIRAPAGTLPGVSGFQMSFSSFDIHTAGDAADVLVAFNPAGLKTNLADLRKGGILICNLDAFNSKNFEKAGYKTNPLEDGSLEGYRTFAIPVTELTRKALRHLKLGTRDMDRCKNFFVLGLLYHLYQRSDDITLRWIERNLKKQELAEANRTALKAGRAYGEATEAFQIVYRVEAAPFPAGIYRNVMGNSALALGLVAASLRSGRPLFFGGYPITPASTILHELARYKEYGIVTFQAEDEIAAITSCLGAAFGGALAVTSTAGPGVSLKGEALGLGVMTELPMILVNVQRAGPSTGMPTKVEQADLMQAMFGRHGEAPMPIVASSTPGDCFDTAVEAARIALKYMVPVMLLSDGYLANASEPWKLPDEKDIPRIGTRLVDKPVAGKFHPYERDPITLARPWAVPGVPGLEHRIGGLEKEDVTGDICYDPDNHQKMTDLRAEKIRRIAHDIPPVVVDGPPSGRLLVLGWGSTRGPIAGAVRRKRSEGKQVSWVHLRHLNPFPANLGEVLRKFERILIPEMNMGQLEKLIRMEFLIEPTGFHKVEGKSFKNAEIADKIDQLLEV
- a CDS encoding 2-oxoacid:ferredoxin oxidoreductase subunit beta, which produces MTVPTAVTEPGAPAPLKADDFRSDQEVRWCPGCGDYAILNAVAAVFPKLGLKKEDFVVVSGIGCSSRFPYYMDTFGFHGIHGRAPAIATGLKASRPDLHVWVVTGDGDGLSIGGNHLIHAMRRNTDLKILLFNNRIYGLTKGQASPTSEIGKKTASSPLGTVERPFNPIALALASEATFVARSVDVYKDHLQETLLRAAQHRGSAFVEIYQNCNIFNDGAFNDLTEREVRETANLTLRHGEPLVFGAKNARKGLRRRAGDGKLEVVAFGDGIDESSLMKHDETAQDPGLAYALGHLEPPDYPAAIGVFRAIEVPTFEDRVWGQIDTARKAKPKADLAALLRRGDVWQIGEDGTIVEIGG